The following proteins are co-located in the Synergistaceae bacterium genome:
- a CDS encoding YifB family Mg chelatase-like AAA ATPase: MNHIGAVTLQGMEAIPVEVEVEITGGLFSISIVGLPDIAVKESRERVRAALRAVGLPLKGRVAVNLAPADLPKEGALLDLPIALGMMCSAGLLKLDKPALYMGELALDGRLRRVRGAVPAAFLARAQGIPLYVPRENADEVGLVKGVEAYAVGDLMELISILKGESQVEPVIQSPSPDDVVVVDPDFSDIKGQVAARRAAEVAAAGHHNILLVGSPGSGKTLIARALNGILPPLNDEELIETLLVRSTLGLLPEPGRRRPFRTVHFTASTVSICGGGSSLRPGEVSLAHRGVLFLDEFTEFRRDLTESLRAPLEDGQVVVSRAAGTVTYPSRVLLVLAANPCACGHLGDSVEKCICSSVELSRYKRRLSGPILDRIDLQISVPRLLPEELLSFSGNAESSETIRRRVCKARTLQQERWEPYGFSCNAELPEKIVRRHLELSTETRDFLAGMASKLRLSGRGISRVLKVARTIADLADEPHLQIHHLAESLMYRRGAVTE, translated from the coding sequence ATGAACCACATCGGAGCGGTGACGTTACAGGGGATGGAAGCTATTCCCGTAGAGGTAGAGGTCGAGATCACAGGAGGGCTTTTTTCCATATCGATCGTGGGGTTGCCCGACATTGCGGTGAAAGAGTCGAGAGAACGAGTTCGTGCCGCTTTGAGAGCGGTGGGGTTGCCCCTAAAGGGGCGGGTGGCGGTCAACCTGGCTCCAGCCGATCTTCCCAAAGAGGGCGCGTTGCTGGATCTGCCCATTGCTCTGGGTATGATGTGCAGCGCGGGACTTTTGAAATTGGACAAACCGGCTTTGTACATGGGGGAACTAGCGTTGGACGGACGGTTGCGCCGCGTCCGAGGTGCTGTTCCCGCCGCGTTTCTGGCTCGCGCCCAAGGTATTCCCCTTTATGTTCCCAGAGAAAACGCGGACGAGGTGGGGCTGGTAAAAGGCGTGGAAGCTTATGCCGTGGGGGACCTGATGGAGCTGATCTCCATCTTGAAAGGGGAGTCCCAGGTAGAGCCCGTAATCCAGTCGCCCTCCCCTGATGACGTGGTGGTGGTGGACCCCGATTTCAGCGACATCAAGGGACAGGTCGCCGCCCGCCGTGCCGCCGAAGTAGCCGCGGCGGGGCACCACAACATCTTGCTGGTGGGCTCTCCGGGCAGCGGAAAAACCTTGATCGCCCGGGCTTTGAACGGGATTTTGCCCCCTTTGAACGATGAGGAGCTGATCGAAACCCTGCTGGTTCGTAGCACGTTGGGTCTCCTCCCTGAGCCGGGACGGAGACGGCCTTTTCGGACGGTGCACTTCACCGCCAGCACCGTCTCCATCTGCGGCGGAGGGTCGTCCCTCCGGCCGGGAGAGGTATCTCTTGCCCACCGAGGAGTTCTCTTCCTCGATGAATTTACGGAATTTAGAAGAGATTTGACCGAAAGCCTGCGGGCTCCGCTAGAGGACGGTCAAGTAGTGGTGAGCCGCGCGGCAGGAACGGTGACGTATCCGTCGCGGGTGCTTTTGGTGCTGGCGGCGAACCCTTGCGCTTGCGGACACTTGGGCGACTCGGTGGAAAAATGTATCTGTTCATCGGTGGAACTAAGTCGTTACAAGCGCAGGTTGTCGGGCCCCATTCTGGACCGCATCGATCTACAAATTTCCGTGCCTCGCCTTCTGCCGGAAGAACTTTTATCGTTTTCAGGCAACGCCGAGAGCAGCGAAACCATCCGTCGGCGCGTCTGCAAGGCGAGAACTTTGCAGCAAGAGCGTTGGGAGCCTTACGGTTTTTCCTGCAACGCGGAGCTGCCTGAGAAGATCGTGCGCCGCCATTTGGAGCTCTCGACCGAGACGCGAGATTTTCTCGCGGGCATGGCAAGCAAGTTACGATTGTCGGGACGGGGCATCAGCCGTGTGCTAAAAGTCGCGCGTACCATCGCGGACCTGGCTGACGAACCTCATCTCCAAATCCACCATTTGGCGGAGTCTTTGATGTACCGCCGAGGGGCGGTAACAGAATAG